From Heliomicrobium modesticaldum Ice1, a single genomic window includes:
- a CDS encoding response regulator: protein MARILICDDSNLSRGNLKKILTTKGHEIVGEAVNGEEACKKYSELKPELVTMDITMPKMDGIAALKKIIQENPRAKVIMISALGQAPKILEAINSGAKSYVTKPFDANKVLSAVDEVLKA, encoded by the coding sequence ATGGCGCGTATTTTAATCTGTGACGATTCTAACCTGTCCCGAGGCAACCTGAAGAAAATATTGACCACAAAAGGTCACGAGATTGTCGGTGAAGCTGTCAACGGTGAGGAAGCCTGCAAGAAATACAGCGAACTGAAACCGGAACTGGTCACCATGGACATCACCATGCCGAAAATGGACGGCATCGCGGCGCTAAAAAAGATCATCCAGGAAAATCCGCGGGCCAAAGTGATCATGATCTCCGCCTTGGGTCAGGCGCCGAAGATTCTCGAAGCGATCAACAGCGGCGCCAAAAGCTATGTGACGAAACCCTTCGACGCTAATAAGGTCCTCAGCGCCGTTGATGAGGTATTGAAAGCCTAA
- a CDS encoding ATP-binding protein: MAVMEEILINLPEKNGALDAEETGDHYDVHIGKLIQKVPVVDFNDLGNRVLEIFEADENIEGVVVLKQGRAAGLIMRNSFYRRIGRQFGREVFLTRPVNRVMNKQPLIVNPSTDITQIGMLSMSRDQDSLYDFILVEDKGCYLGAISIRRFMVELSKRREKQIRLLEKQKETIKNLMDNAGQGFLSFGNDLVIFNEYSLECVDIFEREIGGLNFLELIGCHLSQEERETTDAVLKGIFNANNSLERNVYISLLPSEIKVAEKIIQCEYKVIPQLEQKIVMAILTDITEKKALEQKMIEEKNNLKMVLKALSCQSDIINGMDGFKELMEKTVPEILESGYSPAEKLSEIYRAVHTYKGDFSQLHLSHTAAHLHELEDRLSLLTDSGNVTVEAIKEIVDSVDCEHYLARDREIITEILGEDFFCQSQTFAVSLDRIIEIEQRVTAAFSDEQQAELLSLIRRLRCSNFKDILAPYGEYVQSLAERLEKGIKPIEISGDDIFIDKRAYTKFCKSLIHVFRNVVDHGIEDMDSRIEAGKPEYGTIRVEVKAESEGFTLVIADDGKGIDPAVIKAKALEKGIYSEEAIDGLSDKEVIEIIFMDRFSTKDEVSIVSGRGVGMAAVRAEVESLGGSVEVCSEVGKGTAFIFRLPRIIT, from the coding sequence ATGGCGGTAATGGAAGAGATACTCATCAACCTCCCGGAAAAAAACGGTGCCCTCGACGCAGAAGAAACAGGCGATCATTATGACGTGCATATCGGTAAGTTGATTCAGAAGGTTCCCGTCGTCGATTTTAACGATCTGGGGAATCGTGTCCTGGAAATCTTCGAGGCCGATGAGAACATAGAAGGCGTCGTCGTACTTAAACAAGGCCGCGCAGCGGGACTGATCATGCGGAACAGCTTTTACCGCAGGATCGGCCGGCAGTTTGGACGGGAGGTTTTCCTGACCCGGCCCGTGAACCGTGTCATGAACAAGCAGCCGCTGATCGTCAATCCCAGCACGGATATCACGCAGATCGGCATGCTGTCTATGAGCCGCGACCAGGACAGCCTCTACGATTTCATCCTTGTCGAGGACAAGGGCTGCTACCTTGGCGCAATCAGCATCCGCCGCTTCATGGTAGAACTGTCCAAACGCAGGGAAAAGCAGATTCGGCTGCTGGAAAAACAGAAGGAAACGATCAAAAATCTGATGGACAACGCGGGTCAAGGTTTTTTGTCCTTTGGGAATGACCTGGTCATCTTCAACGAGTACAGCTTGGAATGTGTCGATATCTTCGAAAGGGAAATCGGCGGGCTCAACTTTCTTGAATTGATCGGTTGCCACCTTTCTCAAGAGGAACGGGAAACGACTGATGCGGTGCTGAAAGGGATCTTCAATGCCAATAACAGCCTGGAGAGGAATGTCTACATCTCCCTGCTGCCAAGCGAAATCAAGGTTGCAGAAAAGATCATCCAGTGTGAGTATAAGGTCATTCCTCAACTGGAGCAGAAGATCGTGATGGCGATCCTCACCGACATTACCGAGAAAAAAGCGCTCGAACAAAAGATGATCGAGGAAAAAAACAATCTGAAGATGGTGCTCAAAGCGCTCTCCTGCCAGAGCGACATCATCAACGGCATGGACGGCTTCAAAGAGCTCATGGAGAAGACTGTTCCAGAAATCCTCGAGAGCGGCTACAGCCCAGCAGAAAAGCTGTCTGAGATCTACCGCGCTGTCCACACATACAAAGGAGACTTCAGCCAGCTGCACCTTTCCCACACGGCTGCCCATCTGCATGAGTTGGAAGATCGTCTCTCTCTGTTGACCGACAGCGGCAATGTCACTGTTGAGGCCATCAAAGAGATCGTAGATTCTGTCGACTGCGAGCACTATCTCGCCCGCGACCGGGAGATCATCACCGAGATCCTGGGCGAAGACTTCTTCTGCCAGAGCCAGACCTTTGCGGTCAGCCTTGACCGGATCATTGAGATCGAACAGCGTGTCACCGCTGCTTTCTCGGATGAGCAACAGGCTGAACTGTTGTCCCTGATCAGGCGACTCCGTTGCAGCAACTTTAAAGATATTCTGGCGCCTTATGGCGAATACGTGCAAAGCCTGGCAGAACGGTTAGAAAAGGGCATCAAGCCGATCGAGATCAGCGGTGACGACATCTTTATTGACAAGAGGGCTTATACGAAGTTCTGCAAATCCCTTATCCATGTCTTCCGCAATGTCGTCGACCACGGCATCGAGGATATGGACAGCCGCATCGAAGCCGGCAAGCCTGAATACGGAACGATCCGGGTAGAAGTGAAGGCTGAATCGGAAGGCTTTACCCTTGTCATCGCCGACGACGGCAAAGGGATTGACCCTGCCGTGATCAAAGCCAAGGCGCTGGAGAAAGGGATTTACTCAGAGGAAGCCATCGATGGCCTCTCTGACAAGGAAGTCATCGAGATCATCTTCATGGACCGCTTTTCCACGAAAGATGAAGTCAGCATCGTATCGGGCCGCGGCGTCGGGATGGCTGCTGTCCGGGCTGAGGTGGAAAGCCTCGGGGGGAGTGTCGAAGTCTGCTCTGAAGTCGGAAAAGGAACTGCCTTCATCTTCCGTCTCCCTCGCATCATCACTTGA
- a CDS encoding methyl-accepting chemotaxis protein, which yields MNGFNEKSKLLLLTAAAVLGAAGACASVFFSDPARAALFSVFFGVFTAVAAVMLGLSAAQLVAQMDKLRALVSEACLGGDADPSPERQIKGFIERQAAALADVHRLAETIATGAGELRFHLDAYLDDLSLETAQTAAQDGQAPVEEAQVRLAERLRGESIEIAQAMEALAESSASASQSAADAYSSAEAGWNSIMAVVNQMESVSNASLHTAAIIQQLGSKSGQVSQIANVITSIADQTNLLALNAAIEAARAGEQGRGFAVVAEEVRKLAESSAKAAREIGVLIAEIQRETAKAVTSMETGGKEVEAGTQLARDAGAGFETIADLVNNTATQIHDVTAAVEQIAKASRNMVDSIDQIGCLRSPDPTKEEAMNQRMIEQAATRQKIRLLAETMLEHTEILRKQLSEMATLKHSSRQSDT from the coding sequence ATGAACGGGTTCAACGAAAAAAGCAAGCTCTTGCTGCTCACTGCCGCCGCCGTTCTTGGGGCGGCAGGTGCGTGCGCGAGCGTTTTCTTCTCAGATCCGGCAAGGGCGGCTCTTTTTAGTGTTTTCTTTGGTGTCTTCACTGCCGTTGCCGCGGTGATGCTGGGGTTATCGGCTGCCCAATTGGTCGCACAGATGGATAAACTGCGCGCCCTGGTGTCGGAGGCCTGCTTAGGCGGCGACGCAGACCCTTCGCCGGAAAGACAAATCAAGGGCTTTATCGAAAGGCAGGCCGCGGCCCTAGCCGATGTGCATCGCTTGGCAGAAACCATAGCAACAGGAGCCGGTGAATTGCGATTCCACCTCGACGCTTATCTCGATGACCTTTCCCTTGAGACAGCCCAGACAGCGGCGCAGGACGGGCAGGCGCCCGTTGAGGAAGCACAGGTCCGGTTGGCGGAACGCTTGCGGGGCGAATCGATCGAAATCGCCCAGGCAATGGAAGCCCTCGCCGAGAGTTCAGCATCTGCCAGCCAGTCTGCGGCTGACGCCTATTCATCGGCTGAGGCGGGGTGGAACTCGATCATGGCCGTCGTCAACCAGATGGAATCTGTTAGCAACGCCTCCCTCCATACAGCCGCCATCATCCAACAACTGGGCAGCAAGTCAGGACAAGTCAGCCAAATCGCCAATGTGATCACCAGCATCGCCGATCAGACGAACCTGCTGGCCTTGAATGCGGCCATTGAAGCGGCCCGGGCCGGCGAACAGGGAAGAGGCTTCGCTGTCGTCGCCGAAGAGGTGCGGAAACTGGCGGAGAGTTCAGCCAAAGCGGCGCGGGAGATCGGCGTCCTCATCGCCGAGATTCAGAGAGAGACGGCAAAAGCTGTCACATCCATGGAGACGGGAGGAAAAGAGGTAGAAGCGGGCACCCAGCTGGCCCGTGACGCCGGCGCCGGCTTTGAGACCATCGCCGATCTGGTCAACAATACGGCCACCCAGATCCATGATGTCACAGCAGCAGTCGAACAGATCGCTAAGGCCAGTCGAAACATGGTCGACAGCATCGACCAGATTGGCTGTTTGAGATCTCCGGACCCGACGAAAGAGGAAGCCATGAACCAGCGCATGATCGAGCAGGCTGCGACTCGACAAAAAATTCGGCTATTGGCCGAGACGATGCTCGAACACACAGAGATTCTCCGTAAGCAGTTGAGCGAAATGGCAACACTCAAACACTCGTCAAGGCAGTCAGATACATAG
- a CDS encoding chemotaxis protein CheX encodes MDQLGEVLNRLKHVRARLGVLAIDAGYMTGEQVEQIHSLQLKQDKRFGELAVQEGFLTVAQLEELLGNQSSSYLALSQVLVDKGFFTYDQMADLLREFKEQRNISDQEFEALKNDDMEAMVDVFLKLNQSEENRLYRDAFLSFVKNTFRFVESNFRFSQGEVVEQVAFKRLVFTTMNGSYDLFMGLAGEQDVIEQFALRFSEGLGIDDIEMQDSLGEFLNVTCGLFLASLSNQGIDLELQPPTLCQEKALLRGQTLFRIPVHLPFGRIDFIFAEGIPAIAG; translated from the coding sequence ATGGACCAATTAGGTGAAGTGTTAAATCGTTTGAAGCATGTCCGGGCACGGCTTGGCGTGTTGGCGATTGATGCCGGATACATGACAGGAGAGCAGGTCGAACAGATCCACAGCCTGCAGCTTAAGCAAGACAAACGTTTTGGCGAACTGGCTGTACAGGAAGGGTTTCTGACTGTCGCCCAACTGGAAGAGTTGCTGGGCAATCAGTCAAGCAGTTATCTCGCCCTCAGCCAGGTGCTTGTCGATAAAGGATTCTTCACCTATGACCAGATGGCCGATCTGCTGAGAGAGTTTAAAGAACAGCGTAACATCAGCGACCAGGAATTCGAAGCGTTGAAAAATGACGATATGGAGGCCATGGTCGATGTCTTCTTGAAGCTCAACCAGTCCGAGGAGAACCGGCTCTATCGCGATGCCTTCCTCAGCTTTGTTAAGAATACCTTCCGTTTTGTCGAAAGCAATTTCCGTTTCAGTCAGGGAGAAGTGGTTGAACAGGTTGCCTTCAAAAGGTTGGTCTTTACGACGATGAACGGCAGCTACGACCTGTTCATGGGACTTGCCGGAGAACAGGATGTGATCGAACAGTTCGCCCTCCGTTTCAGCGAAGGTCTGGGCATCGACGATATTGAGATGCAGGATTCGCTCGGCGAATTCTTAAACGTCACCTGCGGTCTCTTCTTGGCCTCTTTGTCCAACCAGGGCATTGATTTGGAACTGCAGCCACCGACGCTGTGCCAGGAAAAAGCCTTGCTGAGAGGCCAGACTCTCTTTCGCATCCCCGTTCACTTGCCTTTCGGCCGAATTGATTTCATCTTCGCCGAAGGGATTCCCGCTATTGCCGGGTAA
- a CDS encoding phosphoribosylformylglycinamidine synthase, protein MDKAIRRIFVEKREGFNVEAQHLRDDLRDNLGISGLESLRIVNRYDVAGISDEEYARVRGTIFSEPNVDLVYDERLETDPAHRLFAMEYLPGQYDQRADWAAQCIQIVTQKERPVVQSAKVIVLEGQISDDEFNRIKAYCINPVESREASLEKPASLDMQLQPPEDVKTLDGFIAANDEELRSLMRQLSLAMSFEDVRFCQAYFRDEEQRDPTITEIRVIDTYWSDHCRHTTFFTKIEDVQIEEGAFTGPIRAAYEEYLQSRNLVYGDKERDVCLMDMAVIAMKEMKKQGHLDDLDESDEINACSIVVQADVDGKKEDWLVMFKNETHNHPTEIEPFGGAATCLGGAIRDPLSGRSYVYQAMRVTGSGDPRTPVENTLPGKLPQRKITIGAAAGYSSYGNQIGLATGQVAEIYDEGFVAKRMEIGAVIGAVPRQNVVRKAPAPGDVILLVGGRTGRDGCGGATGSSKEHTAESLFTCGAEVQKGNPVTERKIQRLFRHPDVSRRIKKCNDFGAGGVSVAIGELTDGLIVNLDAIPKKYEGLDGTELAIAESQERMAVVVAPEDVDAFIRLAHEENLEVTPVASVTAEKRLKMNWRGATIVNLSRQFLNTNGVKQRTTVTVKGPEAEKNYFKTLPAAVEGQLPDLRAAWLANLSDLNVCSQKGLVDRFDSTIGANTVLMPFGGVHQASPAQGMVAKLPVLGGETTTATAMTFGYNPQLAKWSPFHGALYAVIESVAKAVALGGDYRRIRLTLQEYFEKLGKDPVRWGKPFSALLGAFVAQKRLGIAAIGGKDSMSGTFMDLHVPPTLVSFAVNVMDASQAISSEFKGTGHPVVLLPLRRDENELPDFASLDRNYRKVAELVGEGKVLAAYAVGFGGVAAAVSKMAFGNRIGLIMGDGFAPADLFRTDYGSLVLEIDSAADLAVSFGDVPYVLLGYTQEAPILRVNGVEIALTEAQSAWEKPLEKIFPTRVKTSDDLMVSLKNRHSDRVVNANRLFTNRNSDRPAVKIARPRVFIPVFPGTNCEYDTARAFEKAGAVADLLIVRNLTPRDVEESITEMVKGINNAQIVALPGGFSAGDEPEGSGKFIAAMFRNPRVKEAVANLLKRRDGLMLGICNGFQALIKLGLVPYGEIVDITEDSPTLTYNRIGRHISCMARTKVVSTLSPWFSSVKAGEVHSVALSHGEGRFFASPEMVERLLANGQIATQYVDLDGNISEDIRYNPNGSVAAVEGITSPDGRILGKMGHSERIGRFVAVNVPGEKDQRIFASGVAYFQ, encoded by the coding sequence ATGGATAAGGCGATACGCCGGATCTTTGTGGAAAAACGCGAGGGTTTCAATGTGGAAGCCCAGCACCTGCGCGATGACCTGCGAGATAACTTGGGCATCTCCGGATTGGAAAGCTTGAGGATCGTCAACCGTTACGATGTGGCCGGCATCTCCGACGAGGAGTACGCCCGGGTCCGCGGCACGATCTTCTCGGAACCCAACGTGGACCTTGTGTACGACGAACGGCTGGAGACCGACCCGGCTCATCGCCTCTTTGCCATGGAATACCTGCCCGGCCAGTATGACCAACGGGCTGATTGGGCGGCTCAGTGCATTCAGATCGTGACCCAGAAAGAGCGTCCCGTCGTTCAGTCAGCCAAGGTGATCGTCCTCGAAGGCCAGATCAGCGACGATGAGTTCAACCGGATCAAGGCTTATTGCATCAACCCCGTCGAATCGCGCGAGGCCAGCCTGGAAAAACCGGCTTCCCTGGATATGCAGCTCCAGCCGCCGGAAGATGTGAAGACCCTTGACGGCTTTATCGCTGCCAATGATGAGGAACTGCGGTCGCTCATGAGGCAGTTGAGCCTGGCCATGAGCTTCGAGGACGTTCGCTTCTGCCAGGCCTATTTCCGTGATGAGGAACAGCGTGATCCGACGATCACCGAGATTCGGGTCATCGACACCTACTGGTCTGACCACTGCCGCCATACCACCTTCTTTACGAAGATCGAGGACGTCCAGATTGAAGAGGGTGCCTTCACCGGTCCGATCCGGGCGGCTTATGAGGAATATCTGCAATCGCGCAACCTCGTCTACGGCGACAAAGAGCGCGATGTCTGCCTGATGGATATGGCTGTCATTGCCATGAAGGAAATGAAAAAACAGGGCCACCTCGATGACCTCGACGAGTCGGATGAGATCAACGCTTGCAGCATTGTCGTGCAGGCTGATGTAGACGGCAAAAAAGAAGATTGGCTCGTCATGTTCAAAAACGAGACCCATAACCACCCGACCGAAATCGAACCCTTCGGCGGCGCCGCCACCTGTCTCGGCGGGGCGATTCGCGATCCCCTGTCCGGGCGATCCTATGTTTACCAGGCCATGCGTGTCACCGGCAGCGGCGACCCCCGCACCCCTGTGGAGAACACCCTGCCCGGCAAGCTGCCTCAGCGCAAGATCACCATTGGCGCCGCCGCTGGCTACAGCTCTTATGGCAACCAAATCGGCCTTGCGACAGGGCAGGTGGCAGAGATTTATGATGAGGGCTTCGTCGCCAAGCGGATGGAGATTGGTGCGGTCATCGGCGCGGTTCCGCGGCAAAACGTTGTCCGCAAAGCTCCTGCGCCGGGCGATGTGATCCTCCTCGTCGGCGGACGGACTGGCCGCGACGGCTGCGGTGGCGCTACCGGCTCATCGAAGGAGCACACAGCCGAATCGCTCTTCACCTGCGGTGCCGAGGTCCAAAAGGGCAACCCTGTCACCGAACGGAAGATCCAGCGTCTCTTCCGCCATCCCGATGTCAGCCGGCGGATCAAAAAGTGCAATGACTTCGGCGCCGGCGGTGTCTCTGTCGCCATCGGCGAACTGACCGATGGCCTCATTGTCAACTTGGATGCTATTCCCAAAAAATATGAGGGCCTCGACGGGACAGAACTGGCCATCGCCGAATCGCAGGAGCGGATGGCCGTCGTCGTTGCCCCGGAAGATGTAGACGCCTTCATTCGGTTGGCCCATGAGGAAAACCTGGAAGTGACCCCTGTCGCTTCTGTGACAGCGGAAAAGCGGTTGAAGATGAACTGGCGCGGTGCGACCATCGTCAACTTAAGCCGCCAGTTCCTGAACACCAACGGCGTCAAACAACGGACGACAGTGACCGTCAAAGGGCCGGAAGCTGAAAAGAATTACTTTAAAACCCTGCCTGCGGCGGTCGAGGGCCAACTGCCCGACCTGCGCGCCGCCTGGCTCGCCAACCTGAGCGACCTGAACGTGTGCAGCCAGAAGGGTCTCGTCGACCGCTTCGACAGCACCATCGGCGCCAACACGGTGCTGATGCCCTTCGGCGGTGTCCATCAGGCATCACCGGCTCAGGGCATGGTGGCCAAGCTCCCCGTCCTCGGCGGCGAGACGACCACCGCTACAGCGATGACCTTCGGCTACAACCCCCAACTGGCCAAATGGAGCCCTTTCCACGGTGCCCTCTATGCGGTCATCGAGTCGGTCGCCAAGGCCGTCGCCCTGGGCGGCGATTACCGCCGCATCCGACTCACCCTGCAGGAGTATTTCGAAAAACTGGGCAAAGACCCCGTTCGCTGGGGGAAGCCCTTCAGCGCCCTCCTCGGCGCCTTTGTGGCCCAGAAGCGGCTCGGTATCGCCGCCATCGGCGGCAAAGACAGCATGTCCGGCACCTTCATGGACCTCCATGTGCCGCCCACCCTTGTTTCCTTTGCTGTTAACGTGATGGACGCCAGCCAGGCCATCTCCTCCGAGTTCAAAGGCACCGGCCATCCTGTCGTCCTCTTGCCCCTGCGCCGTGATGAGAACGAACTGCCCGACTTCGCCAGCCTCGACCGCAACTACCGGAAGGTGGCCGAACTGGTCGGGGAAGGAAAGGTGCTCGCCGCCTATGCGGTCGGCTTCGGCGGTGTTGCCGCCGCCGTCAGCAAGATGGCTTTCGGCAACCGGATCGGCCTGATCATGGGTGACGGCTTCGCGCCTGCCGACCTATTCCGTACCGATTATGGCTCCCTCGTCTTGGAGATCGACAGCGCCGCCGACTTGGCCGTCTCCTTCGGCGATGTTCCCTATGTGCTCTTGGGCTACACCCAGGAAGCGCCGATCCTGCGTGTCAACGGCGTAGAAATCGCTTTGACCGAGGCCCAGAGCGCTTGGGAAAAACCGCTGGAGAAGATCTTCCCGACACGGGTGAAGACGAGCGATGATCTGATGGTATCGCTTAAGAACAGACACAGTGACAGAGTAGTCAACGCCAACCGCCTGTTCACCAATCGGAACAGCGATCGCCCAGCCGTGAAGATCGCCCGTCCCCGTGTCTTCATCCCTGTTTTCCCAGGGACCAACTGCGAGTATGACACGGCTCGCGCTTTTGAAAAGGCCGGTGCCGTCGCCGATCTCCTCATCGTCCGCAACCTGACGCCCAGGGATGTGGAGGAAAGCATCACCGAGATGGTGAAGGGAATTAACAACGCCCAGATCGTCGCCCTCCCCGGCGGGTTCAGCGCCGGCGACGAGCCGGAAGGATCGGGTAAGTTTATCGCCGCCATGTTCCGCAACCCCCGGGTGAAAGAAGCCGTCGCAAACCTGCTGAAGAGGAGAGACGGCCTCATGCTCGGCATCTGCAACGGCTTCCAGGCACTGATCAAGCTCGGCCTCGTCCCTTACGGCGAGATCGTGGACATCACCGAGGATAGTCCGACCCTGACATACAACCGGATCGGTCGCCACATCTCCTGCATGGCTCGGACGAAGGTCGTATCGACCCTGTCGCCCTGGTTTTCCTCTGTGAAGGCAGGGGAGGTCCATTCTGTTGCCCTCTCCCACGGGGAAGGCCGCTTCTTCGCATCGCCGGAGATGGTTGAGCGCCTCCTCGCCAACGGACAGATCGCAACCCAGTATGTCGACCTTGATGGCAACATCAGCGAGGACATCCGTTACAACCCGAACGGTTCCGTCGCCGCCGTCGAAGGCATTACGAGCCCCGACGGGCGCATCCTTGGCAAGATGGGCCACTCTGAGCGGATCGGACGTTTTGTGGCGGTGAATGTGCCGGGAGAGAAAGATCAGCGGATCTTCGCTTCTGGGGTGGCGTACTTCCAATGA
- a CDS encoding APC family permease: MQHNSESMLKKDIGTIVAMSIVIGSVIGSGIFMKPGKVISASGDSTMALWAWILGGLITIASGLTIVELATQIPKTGGLYVYLEEVYGKLWGYLCGWVQTLIYGPAVIAALGLYFGSLVAHFFGWGPETKLYIGIGTIVFLAVVNSIGTKYGGFVQTLATAGKLIPIALIAIFGIWQGDGQILNMASGVTEKTGMAAAILATLWAYDGWLLVGFVAGEMKNPAKILPRAIIIGLSVVTVAYISVNIAMLHVLPASEIAKLGENAAGTTATILFGGIGGKLISIGIMVSIFGCLNGKILTFPRVPLAMAERGQLPFSRLLSQVQPDLGTPIFATVFQVVLALLMMFVADPDRLSDIAIFAIYVFYILAFVAIFILRKKNSAALRTYSVPGYPIIPLVAIVGSGFIVISTIFDNPTDTLLALIITVIGLPIYWVLNCKSLASAKQEG; this comes from the coding sequence ATGCAACACAACTCGGAATCGATGCTGAAGAAAGACATTGGAACGATCGTCGCCATGTCCATTGTCATCGGTTCAGTCATCGGCTCAGGTATCTTCATGAAACCAGGGAAGGTCATTTCCGCTTCAGGCGACTCGACCATGGCGCTTTGGGCATGGATCCTCGGCGGGCTCATCACCATCGCCAGCGGCCTTACCATTGTCGAGTTGGCGACTCAGATCCCGAAAACAGGCGGCCTTTACGTCTATTTAGAAGAGGTCTACGGCAAGCTGTGGGGCTATCTCTGCGGATGGGTGCAAACCCTGATCTACGGTCCTGCCGTCATCGCCGCTTTAGGTCTGTACTTTGGATCCCTTGTGGCCCACTTCTTCGGGTGGGGGCCGGAAACGAAGCTCTATATCGGCATTGGCACCATCGTCTTTTTGGCTGTCGTCAACAGCATCGGCACTAAATACGGAGGTTTTGTGCAAACCCTGGCCACTGCGGGCAAACTGATCCCTATCGCCCTGATCGCCATCTTTGGCATTTGGCAGGGTGACGGTCAGATTCTCAACATGGCCAGCGGTGTCACCGAAAAAACCGGCATGGCCGCCGCCATCCTGGCGACCCTTTGGGCTTATGACGGCTGGTTGCTCGTCGGCTTTGTCGCCGGCGAGATGAAAAACCCGGCCAAAATCCTCCCGCGCGCCATCATCATCGGTCTTTCCGTCGTCACCGTCGCCTACATCTCTGTCAACATCGCCATGCTGCACGTCCTGCCCGCCTCTGAAATCGCCAAACTGGGCGAAAACGCCGCCGGCACGACGGCCACAATCCTCTTTGGCGGCATCGGGGGCAAACTGATCAGCATCGGCATCATGGTCTCCATCTTCGGCTGCCTCAACGGCAAAATCCTCACTTTTCCCCGGGTGCCGCTGGCGATGGCCGAGCGGGGCCAACTGCCTTTCTCTCGCCTGCTGTCTCAGGTACAACCGGACCTCGGAACGCCCATCTTCGCCACCGTCTTCCAGGTGGTTCTCGCCCTCCTGATGATGTTTGTCGCCGACCCGGATCGCCTGTCCGACATCGCCATTTTTGCCATCTATGTCTTTTATATCCTCGCCTTCGTAGCCATCTTCATCCTGCGGAAGAAGAACAGCGCCGCACTGCGGACCTACAGCGTGCCTGGCTATCCCATCATCCCGCTCGTCGCGATCGTCGGTTCCGGTTTTATCGTCATCAGCACCATTTTTGACAACCCGACAGACACCCTGCTGGCCCTGATCATCACCGTTATCGGGTTGCCGATCTACTGGGTGTTGAACTGCAAGTCGTTGGCGTCAGCGAAACAGGAAGGGTAA
- a CDS encoding delta-lactam-biosynthetic de-N-acetylase has translation MKDKNLTIVAVLVLIGGIAAGLFTLEQTRASAPTSPPSPVKTPATATAGTKDAKTSPALSETDKTNGEKKSDTLPQAFLQSSPEKIDTLPKASGSSTKGMTGPQDWWIPRHETGVAPQWPRSMIGAIEAYNPVYRIPSEEKTLYLTFDEGYENGFTPRILATLSQAKVPATFFVTGQFIDTHPELVRDMGLRGFGVGNHTQTHPDMTKLSAERQKAELMKVSEAIKNLTGRQPNYYRPPMGRFDAASVAIAHELGLTTTFWSIAYRDWEVDKQIGPDKALLQVMKQIHPGAVILLHAVSQDNTEMLPRFIEECRAQGYIFKALPGEPSPR, from the coding sequence ATGAAAGACAAAAATCTTACCATCGTTGCCGTTCTTGTCCTCATCGGAGGCATCGCCGCCGGCTTATTCACGCTCGAACAAACCAGAGCCAGCGCCCCAACCTCTCCCCCGTCGCCTGTAAAGACTCCGGCAACAGCAACAGCGGGCACAAAGGACGCTAAAACGTCCCCCGCTTTGTCTGAAACGGACAAGACGAACGGGGAAAAGAAATCGGATACGTTGCCGCAGGCTTTTCTGCAATCTTCTCCGGAGAAAATCGACACTTTGCCCAAGGCCAGCGGATCGTCCACCAAAGGCATGACAGGTCCCCAGGACTGGTGGATCCCCCGCCACGAGACGGGCGTCGCCCCCCAGTGGCCCCGCTCGATGATCGGTGCCATCGAAGCGTATAACCCGGTATACCGGATCCCGTCGGAAGAGAAAACACTCTATCTGACTTTTGATGAAGGATATGAGAATGGGTTCACGCCAAGGATTTTAGCGACTTTGTCCCAGGCAAAGGTCCCGGCTACCTTTTTTGTCACCGGCCAGTTTATCGATACCCATCCGGAACTGGTTCGCGACATGGGTCTGCGCGGATTCGGCGTCGGCAACCACACCCAGACCCATCCGGACATGACCAAGCTGAGCGCTGAGCGGCAAAAAGCGGAACTGATGAAGGTCAGTGAAGCCATCAAGAACCTCACAGGACGGCAGCCAAACTACTACCGTCCACCCATGGGCCGCTTTGACGCCGCCTCTGTGGCCATCGCCCATGAACTGGGTTTGACGACAACCTTCTGGAGTATTGCCTACCGGGACTGGGAGGTGGATAAGCAGATCGGTCCGGACAAGGCACTGCTCCAAGTGATGAAGCAGATCCATCCGGGAGCGGTCATTCTGCTCCATGCCGTCTCCCAGGACAACACCGAGATGCTCCCTCGCTTCATTGAAGAGTGCCGCGCCCAAGGGTATATATTCAAAGCGCTGCCGGGTGAGCCGTCACCAAGGTAA